In Pochonia chlamydosporia 170 chromosome 3, whole genome shotgun sequence, the following are encoded in one genomic region:
- a CDS encoding LAP2 like protein (similar to Cordyceps militaris CM01 XP_006666109.1), with amino-acid sequence MRFARASVLAACVPAVTSRFVEPMEANNVLLNPDEPTFLIETAPGKTQWVTEDQKWELRRNGQRFMDITATKDLGSQNLRVKETVEFPKKCVKQDEVKELAKNLQTAPMKANLEKLSSFHTRYYNSDWGLKSSDWVLNKVKSIIKEAGADKTVTAESFPHTWKQHSVIARIPGQTNSTIVIGAHQDSINLWLPILAAPGADDDGSGTVTIMEVFRTLLKSKDVVEGKATNTIEFHWYSAEEGGLLGSQAIFKQYEKQQRDVKAMLQQDMTGYVKGTLDSGLPESVGVIVDYVDAGLTKFIKTVIEQYCSIPWVETKCGYACSDHASASKAGYPSAFVIESSFDKSDPNIHTTSDLIEYLSFDHMLQHAHMTLGFVYELGFHKFTNADEGDGEL; translated from the exons ATGAGATTTGCTCGAGCCTCTGTACTTGCGGCCTGCGTGCCAGCAGTCACCTCGCGCTTCGTTGAGCCGATGGAGGCAAACAATGTGTTGCTCAATCCCGACGAGCCAACCTTCCTGATTGAAACGGCTCCTGGCAAGACACAGTGGGTGACGGAGGATCAGAAATGGGAGCTTAGACGT AATGGTCAACGCTTCATGGATATCACCGCTACGAAAGACTTGGGCTCCCAGAACCTGCGGGTCAAGGAGACTGTCGAATTTCCCAAGAAGTGCGTCAAGCAGGACGAGGTCAAGGAGCTGGCCAAGAACCTTCAAACGGCGCCGATGAAAGCCAACCTCGAGAAGCTATCTAGCTTCCACACACGATACTACAACTCCGACTGGGGTCTAAAATCGTCCGACTGGGTGCtgaacaaggtcaagtcaatcaTCAAGGAGGCTGGCGCTGACAAGACTGTTACTGCCGAAAGCTTCCCTCACACTTGGAAGCAGCACTCTGTCATTGCCCGCATTCCTGGACAGACCAATAGCACCATTGTCATTGGTGCTCACCAGGATTCCATCAATTTGTGGCTTCCTATCCTCGCTGCTCCAGGAGCTGATGACGACGGCAGCGGAACAGTAACCATCATGGAAGTTTTCCGAACGTTGTTGAAGTCCAAGGATGTTGTAGAGGGCAAGGCCACGAACACGATTGAGTTTCACTGGTACAGTGCCGAGGAAGGCGGTCTGCTAGGTAGCCAGGCCATTTTCAAGCAGTATGAGAAACAGCAGCGCGACGTCAAGGCTATGCTACAGCAGGATATGACTGGTTATGTGAAGGGCACTTTGGACTCCGGTCTGCCGGAGAGCGTTGGTGTTATTGTCGACtatgttgatgctggcttgaccaagttcatcaagacTGTTATTGAGCAG TACTGCAGCATCCCCTGGGTTGAAACGAAGTGTGGCTACGCTTGTTCTGACCACGCCTCAGCTTCCAAAGCTGGATATCCTTCCGCGTTTGTCATCGAATCTTCCTTTGACAAGTCTGACCCCAACATTCACACCACTTCGGATCTCATTGAGTATCTTTCGTTCGACCACATGCTCCAGCATGCTCACATGACCCTTGGCTTCGTTTACGAGCTTGGCTTCCACAAGTTCACGAACGCTGATGAGGGTGACGGTGAGCTGTAG